A window of Microbacterium luteolum contains these coding sequences:
- a CDS encoding GntR family transcriptional regulator, with amino-acid sequence MANTIPASTDEGSPTLDIYRQFRGLIVSGQLGVNERLPTVRQTASDFGVAPGTAAKAYKMLEHQGLVVTRTAAGTRVADAAAPLPQPVIRHIRDLVTAAQSSGAQINDVIDVFRVTWQTYSGTVDDATAPRKKAP; translated from the coding sequence ATGGCAAACACAATCCCGGCGTCCACTGACGAGGGAAGCCCGACCCTCGATATCTACCGTCAGTTCCGAGGCCTCATCGTCTCAGGACAACTCGGCGTGAACGAGCGTCTTCCGACGGTGAGGCAAACCGCCAGTGACTTCGGCGTAGCCCCAGGAACCGCCGCGAAGGCCTACAAGATGCTTGAACACCAGGGACTCGTCGTCACACGCACCGCTGCCGGCACCCGCGTCGCCGACGCGGCCGCGCCTCTACCCCAACCGGTGATCCGACACATCCGTGATCTCGTTACCGCGGCGCAATCATCGGGCGCTCAGATCAACGACGTCATTGATGTCTTTCGCGTCACCTGGCAGACATACAGCGGAACAGTTGATGATGCGACAGCCCCACGAAAGAAAGCGCCATGA